Genomic segment of Methanomicrobiales archaeon:
GTCGTGCTCCAGGTAGAGGCGGGACAGGGCATACTTGCTGCGGTAGGCATCGTCGCGGATGGTGAATACGGAGAGCCCGTCCCGCCCGGCGGAGACGTGAAGAAGCCCGCGGGTGGGCTCGCCGCTCGAGGATCGGCCACCGGCCACGTACTCTCCGTGGGGATCGACGATCAGGAGCCCGAACTGCCGGACCTGCATGCAGGATGCGCAGAAGACCTTCATGAAGTTGCTCTTGCCCATGCCGGTCGTGGCGAAGACGCCCATGTGCTGCGGCATCACCTTCGCGTGCAGGGCCACCCGCACCTCCTTCAGTACATCCTGCCCTGACTTCATCACGCCCACCTCGATCTCCCCCATCACCCGCCGCAGGAACCCGAAATCGTCCGCACTGGGCTTCTCGACCCGGGAGAACTTGGTCGGGATCGTCTTCGCCTTGCGGAAGGTGCCGGAGTCCTGGACGTACCCCAGGGGCACCGCCTCGACCGTGAGGTAGACATCCTCGCTCAAATGGTAGAAGCGTTCGGCATAGGGTCTCGTGTCCCACTTGCGGTCCTGGAAGTTGCTCTCGTGCAGGAGGTCGGTCACCTTGGCGAAGAACGTCAGCTGCTTCACGGTGTCCGTGATCTTCAGCACCTCCCCCACGAAGATCCGCCCGTCGTAGGGGACGGTGAACCGGTACTTCAGCACGCTGTCTCCGATCAGCCGGAACTTGGTTCTGTCCTCATCGTCAATAGCGTTCAAATTCATCGTGAATATCCCCGAACATGGTCAGATAGTCCTCGATCCGCATCCCTGCCCCGCTCATCGCCCCGATCAGATCCTGCCGCATCTGCTCCACCAGATCCCGGTCGATCTTCACCAGACGGTGCGCCTCCATGAGCGGGACGGGGTAGCCCGCGATCCGCCCGTCGTCCGAGTAGCGGGCGAGGGCGGCAAATGTCCTCTCGATCGCCTCGGGCTGCGCGTAGCGCGGCAGCTCGACTTTGAAGGCCCTGCACGCCCTCGGATGCAGGCGGGCGACGAAAATGGCCCCCTGCTGCCACTCCTTGAACCGCGGGGCCTCGAGAAGGCTGTCGGGTATCCCGACGTACCACGGATGGTCGATGCCGCATCGATCCGCGAGCCCGGCCGCTGCCGGCACCAGGGGATACCCGTTTCCCCAGGTCACCGATGAGCGTTTGGTCACCGCTGCCAAGAGCACGCCCCTTCTCCTGCAGCGCTTGAGGAGGTCCAGGATCACGGGCTGGTGGCTCGCGTGGCTGGCGGTGAGCGCCCCGTCCAGGAGGAGCAGGTCGCCTGCGTCGAGGGTGTCGGCGAGGCGCCGCGCCACGGAGTACTCGAGCGTATCCCGCAGCACCGCCGATGCCTGGACGGGATCGTCGCTGTAGAGGGGCGTCTCCGGGATCGTCTGGAAGCACCGCCGATACAGCTTCACGAACTCCTCACATTTCCGCTCCGGCCCGATGGCCGCAAGACAGGGGGAGGTGATCCCCCGGTGGAGCCGTGTGCCCTCGCGGAACGTGCTCTCGCCCGCCCGCACGGCGGCGACGGCGTAGCTGCCGGCGTCCAGGACGATCGCATTGCTCCCGTCGACAGCCGCGATGCTCCCCTCGAACCCGGTGCCGCAGGCGGCGTACGATGCCGGACCGAGACCGCTCTCCGCGGAGAAGAGGTCGACCAGATTCTTCGGCGAATAGGCGATGATTCGCTCGAGGATGCGGTAGATCCCCTTCCCGTAGGCGTCCACCTCCCTCATGGCGAGATCTCCTGCACGCGGCTGGTCTGATCCTCCCCCATCTCGACGAGGAGCGTGTTGGAGAACTCCCCCTGGACCTCGGAGACATGGGAGATGATCAGGATCTGGGGGAAGTTGGCCTCCTGGGAGCGGAGCGCCTGGATGAGGTTGCTCCTCCGCCCCTCGTCCTGGCTGCCGAAGATCTCGTCGAAGATGAGGAAGGTGCTGTCATGGACCTGGTGCACCTCGGCGAGGTAGCGGCTGAGCGCGATGCGGAGCGCGATGGCGATATCGTCCTGCTCGCCCCCGCTGAATCGGTTGACGGGGTAATCGTCCCCCATATCGTGGACGAGCAGGTTGAACTTCTCGTCGAGGATGACCGATTCGTAGCGACCGTCGGTGATCTGCGCCAGGATGCGCCCCGCTTCGCCTTCGATCCGCCCACGGACGGCCGACAGGAGGTGGGTGACGAAGTCACCGAGGCACTTCCGTGTCAGGCGGAGGCGCTCCATCTCCTCCCGGATCGCGTCGCATTCCGCGGCATACTCTGCACTCCGCTCCAGGGCGAGGGAGATCCGGGAGATCTCTCCCTCAAGGTGCCGCAGGTCCCCTTCTGTTCGGGTCCTCTCCGCGGCCAGCCACTGCGCCCGTTCGGTGCATTGGCGAAGGGAGTCCTCCGCTGCGGCGAGGCGTGCGGGATCGAATCCGAGTCTCGCCAGGGATCGCTCCGCCCAGGCGACCTCGCTCTCGACCTGCTGCCGGTACGCCTTCCTCTCCGAGAGACTCTTCTCGAGGTCGGGGATCTCGTCCATCCGCACCGCCAGCTCCGCGAAGCGGCGGTGGGAGTCCACCGCCCTCCTGTACTCCGCGAGGAGGGCTGCGTACCCGGCGGGATCGAATGCGAGGGTCTGGAGCTCTCTCTCCGCTGCCGCAAGGTTCGCCTCCGCCTCCCGGGCCGCCTCCCGGAGCTCGTCGAGTTCGGCCCTCGCGGCATCCCCGTTCTTCAGACGCTCCCGAATCTGCAGATGCTCCTGCCATGGCTGCATCAGGGCCGCGATCTCTTCCTCGACATCGCGTCTCTCCTGCGGCTGGAATCCCAGCTCGCGGATCCGGGCGGAGATGAGTTCCTCCTCGGCGATGCAGCCCTCCCCCTCGAGCCCGAGCGCAGCGAGTTCCTCCCCGAGCGGCTCCATCCGAAGGCACTCGCCCCGCAGCGTATCCGCCTCCTCCTTGCGTCTCCTGAGGACGACGATCTCGCTCTGCAGGGCATCGTGACGCCCGGGATCGTAGGACTCCAATCCCAGCTCGCGGAGGGCGTCGAGAGCCCGTGCTCTCCCCTCCTCGGCCCTCTGCCGCTGCTCCTGGAGCGACCGCCTCTCCGATTCGCAGGCAGCCGCCCGCTCCCGCAGACCCTGCAGCGCATTTCGCCTCTCCGCGAGGTGCCGCAGATCCGCGGTCGCCCGCTCCAGGTCGGCGGCGGCCTCGCGGTA
This window contains:
- a CDS encoding DNA double-strand break repair nuclease NurA; the protein is MREVDAYGKGIYRILERIIAYSPKNLVDLFSAESGLGPASYAACGTGFEGSIAAVDGSNAIVLDAGSYAVAAVRAGESTFREGTRLHRGITSPCLAAIGPERKCEEFVKLYRRCFQTIPETPLYSDDPVQASAVLRDTLEYSVARRLADTLDAGDLLLLDGALTASHASHQPVILDLLKRCRRRGVLLAAVTKRSSVTWGNGYPLVPAAAGLADRCGIDHPWYVGIPDSLLEAPRFKEWQQGAIFVARLHPRACRAFKVELPRYAQPEAIERTFAALARYSDDGRIAGYPVPLMEAHRLVKIDRDLVEQMRQDLIGAMSGAGMRIEDYLTMFGDIHDEFERY